The following proteins are co-located in the Manihot esculenta cultivar AM560-2 chromosome 7, M.esculenta_v8, whole genome shotgun sequence genome:
- the LOC110619383 gene encoding nuclear pore complex protein NUP1 isoform X1, with amino-acid sequence MGIFSFGIPTSTSSLNGSLADSIRSFSSPDPALLPDNIAGQSSSSSSNSSVFTTPMSTTTPNTTNSSNISVSASAPSFESKSAFKFGSSLVSSTSSMSSTPAPSGAELTQPKKETSFSDLVSAPFASTYSISTGASLFGGTSSAIASMGSNIFNDTSSAVASTGSSTFTSSSVASTGSGIFSFNAGSSTSVATTQSQGPFSAGSAQASGPGSVFSATTQSMPIQFSSSASSPFGLTANVAPSSGSSLFSSSTSVNKLFSSGAATSFGVASSTSSEANPVGSASSSMSTVFGSSWQTPKSPIFNSGSSSTGFSFGASSASNATSTASMVFASPTSASSGTVFSFSSAATATPQPVFGNPHPAFTFGSSPSGNGDQVNMEDSMAEDTVQATTSTVPLFGQQPIAPPSSGFVFGSTAVSGGNQFGSTAPSGGSQFGTTAPSGTNPFQFATQPNLAASQNQSPFQASGSLEFNAAGSFSLGSGGGDKSGRKIIRVRKTQRKK; translated from the coding sequence ATGGGCATATTCTCATTTGGCATCCCTACAAGTACTTCAAGTTTGAATGGGTCACTTGCAGATTCTATACGGTCATTTTCTTCCCCTGATCCAGCTCTACTTCCTGATAACATTGCTGGCCAAAGTTCATCCAGCAGCTCTAACAGCAGTGTCTTTACCACTCCTATGTCTACTACAACTCCAAACACCACCAACAGTAGCAACATTTCTGTATCGGCTTCAGCACCTTCCTTTGAGTCTAAATCTGCTTTCAAATTTGGTTCCAGTCTGGTTTCGTCCACCTCATCAATGTCATCGACACCAGCACCTAGTGGTGCAGAATTGACACAACCCAAGAAGGAAACAAGCTTTAGCGATCTAGTGAGTGCTCCTTTTGCCAGTACATACTCTATAAGTACTGGAGCCAGTCTCTTTGGTGGTACGTCTTCTGCAATAGCGAGCATGGGCAGTAATATTTTCAATGATACATCATCTGCAGTTGCAAGCACCGGAAGTAGCACTTTCACATCCTCCTCTGTTGCAAGCACAGGCAGTGGTATTTTTAGTTTCAATGCTGGATCAAGTACTTCAGTTGCAACTACTCAGTCTCAGGGTCCTTTTAGTGCTGGTAGTGCTCAGGCATCTGGACCGGGGTCTGTTTTTTCTGCTACAACTCAGAGCATGCCCATTCAATTTAGCTCATCTGCATCATCTCCTTTTGGGTTGACTGCAAATGTGGCCCCTTCTTCTGGAAGTTCCTTATTCAGTTCTTCAACTTCTGTGAATAAACTATTCAGTTCTGGTGCTGCTACTTCTTTTGGAGTGGCCTCTTCTACTTCTTCAGAGGCAAACCCTGTTGGCTCCGCCTCAAGCTCCATGTCAACAGTGTTTGGTTCTAGCTGGCAAACACCTAAATCTCCTATATTTAATTCTGGTTCTTCCTCTACTGGGTTTTCCTTTGGAGCATCCTCAGCTTCTAATGCTACCAGCACTGCATCCATGGTGTTTGCATCACCTACTAGTGCTTCATCTGGTACTGTTTTTTCCTTCAGCTCAGCTGCAACAGCTACTCCACAACCTGTGTTTGGTAACCCACATCCTGCCTTTACTTTTGGGTCATCTCCATCTGGCAATGGTGATCAAGTGAACATGGAGGACAGCATGGCTGAGGACACAGTTCAGGCAACCACATCTACAGTTCCTCTATTTGGTCAACAACCAATTGCGCCGCCATCTTCTGGCTTTGTTTTTGGCTCTACGGCTGTGTCTGGGGGAAATCAGTTTGGTTCCACAGCTCCATCAGGGGGCAGTCAATTTGGCACTACAGCTCCCTCAGGAACAAATCCTTTTCAATTTGCAACCCAGCCGAATCTGGCGGCATCACAGAACCAATCTCCATTTCAGGCTTCTGGTAGTCTAGAGTTCAATGCTGCAGGGAGCTTCTCATTGGGCTCAGGGGGTGGTGACAAGTCTGGCAGAAAAATTATAAGGGTCAGAAAAACTCAGCGGAAGAAGTGA
- the LOC110619383 gene encoding nuclear pore complex protein NUP1 isoform X2 has product MSTTTPNTTNSSNISVSASAPSFESKSAFKFGSSLVSSTSSMSSTPAPSGAELTQPKKETSFSDLVSAPFASTYSISTGASLFGGTSSAIASMGSNIFNDTSSAVASTGSSTFTSSSVASTGSGIFSFNAGSSTSVATTQSQGPFSAGSAQASGPGSVFSATTQSMPIQFSSSASSPFGLTANVAPSSGSSLFSSSTSVNKLFSSGAATSFGVASSTSSEANPVGSASSSMSTVFGSSWQTPKSPIFNSGSSSTGFSFGASSASNATSTASMVFASPTSASSGTVFSFSSAATATPQPVFGNPHPAFTFGSSPSGNGDQVNMEDSMAEDTVQATTSTVPLFGQQPIAPPSSGFVFGSTAVSGGNQFGSTAPSGGSQFGTTAPSGTNPFQFATQPNLAASQNQSPFQASGSLEFNAAGSFSLGSGGGDKSGRKIIRVRKTQRKK; this is encoded by the coding sequence ATGTCTACTACAACTCCAAACACCACCAACAGTAGCAACATTTCTGTATCGGCTTCAGCACCTTCCTTTGAGTCTAAATCTGCTTTCAAATTTGGTTCCAGTCTGGTTTCGTCCACCTCATCAATGTCATCGACACCAGCACCTAGTGGTGCAGAATTGACACAACCCAAGAAGGAAACAAGCTTTAGCGATCTAGTGAGTGCTCCTTTTGCCAGTACATACTCTATAAGTACTGGAGCCAGTCTCTTTGGTGGTACGTCTTCTGCAATAGCGAGCATGGGCAGTAATATTTTCAATGATACATCATCTGCAGTTGCAAGCACCGGAAGTAGCACTTTCACATCCTCCTCTGTTGCAAGCACAGGCAGTGGTATTTTTAGTTTCAATGCTGGATCAAGTACTTCAGTTGCAACTACTCAGTCTCAGGGTCCTTTTAGTGCTGGTAGTGCTCAGGCATCTGGACCGGGGTCTGTTTTTTCTGCTACAACTCAGAGCATGCCCATTCAATTTAGCTCATCTGCATCATCTCCTTTTGGGTTGACTGCAAATGTGGCCCCTTCTTCTGGAAGTTCCTTATTCAGTTCTTCAACTTCTGTGAATAAACTATTCAGTTCTGGTGCTGCTACTTCTTTTGGAGTGGCCTCTTCTACTTCTTCAGAGGCAAACCCTGTTGGCTCCGCCTCAAGCTCCATGTCAACAGTGTTTGGTTCTAGCTGGCAAACACCTAAATCTCCTATATTTAATTCTGGTTCTTCCTCTACTGGGTTTTCCTTTGGAGCATCCTCAGCTTCTAATGCTACCAGCACTGCATCCATGGTGTTTGCATCACCTACTAGTGCTTCATCTGGTACTGTTTTTTCCTTCAGCTCAGCTGCAACAGCTACTCCACAACCTGTGTTTGGTAACCCACATCCTGCCTTTACTTTTGGGTCATCTCCATCTGGCAATGGTGATCAAGTGAACATGGAGGACAGCATGGCTGAGGACACAGTTCAGGCAACCACATCTACAGTTCCTCTATTTGGTCAACAACCAATTGCGCCGCCATCTTCTGGCTTTGTTTTTGGCTCTACGGCTGTGTCTGGGGGAAATCAGTTTGGTTCCACAGCTCCATCAGGGGGCAGTCAATTTGGCACTACAGCTCCCTCAGGAACAAATCCTTTTCAATTTGCAACCCAGCCGAATCTGGCGGCATCACAGAACCAATCTCCATTTCAGGCTTCTGGTAGTCTAGAGTTCAATGCTGCAGGGAGCTTCTCATTGGGCTCAGGGGGTGGTGACAAGTCTGGCAGAAAAATTATAAGGGTCAGAAAAACTCAGCGGAAGAAGTGA